The Larus michahellis chromosome 2, bLarMic1.1, whole genome shotgun sequence genome window below encodes:
- the LOC141739285 gene encoding serine/threonine-protein kinase SBK2-like, with protein sequence MAESSAVAATGTAAPTVLDELLEITAQNLVRTEVAEHYEVIRELGRGKYGHVMLVTHRQRGTPMALKLLPKASTKLHTFLYEYCVALSLATHPAIIGMFGIAIESSQYYGFLYEPALHKDLISIIKPRDGIPEPAAKQCAKQLVSALEFIHSRGLVYRDVKPENVLLFDPECRRIKLTDFGLTRPKGTKLKLVAGVIPYTAPELSNTTNAQGVPIDTSLDAWAFGVLLFCLLTGYFPWEQSLPDDPFFEDFMLWQETGLEENLPRHWKRLTAEAALMLRSLLALDPAKRSPVSGALRYVDCPWRMEDGHSEEAVVKP encoded by the exons ATGGCCGAGAGCTCAGCTGTGGCAGCAACAGGGACAGCGGCACCAACTGTACTTGATGAGCTCCTGGAGATCACAGCTCAGAACCTGGTGCGCACTGAGGTGGCCGAACACTATGAGGTTATTcgggagctgggcaggggcaAGTATGGCCACGTGATGCTAGTGACCCACAGGCAGAGAG GGACTCCTATGGCTCTCAAGCTGCTACCAAAAGCCAGTACCAAGCTGCACACCTTCCTGTATGAGTATTGCGTGGCCCTCTCCCTCGCCACCCACCCTGCCATCATTGGCATGTTTGGAATTGCCATCGAGTCCAGCCAGTACTATGGCTTCCTCTATGAACCAGCACTGCACAAAGACCTCATCTCCATCATCAAACCCCGG GACGGGATCCCCGAGCCAGCCGCTAAGCAGTGTGCCAAGCAGCTTGTCAGCGCGCTGGAGTTCATCCACAGCCGAGGGCTCGTGTACCGTGATGTCAAGCCTGAGAACGTCCTGCTTTTCGATCCTGAGTGTCGGCGCATCAAGCTGACTGACTTTGGGCTTACGCGGCCCAAGGGTACCAAGCTCAAGCTGGTGGCCGGGGTAATCCCCTACACCGCCCCCGAGCTGAGCAACACCACTAATGCCCAGGGGGTGCCCATCGACACTAGCTTGGACGCCTGGGCCTTTGGCgtgctgcttttctgcctgcTGACTGGCTACTTCCCctgggagcagagcctgccagATGACCCTTTCTTTGAGGACTTCATGCTGTGGCAGGAGACGGGCCTGGAGGAGAACCTGCCCCGCCACTGGAAACGCCTGACGGCTGAGGCCGCCCTGATGCTGCGGAGCCTGCTGGCCCTGGATCCCGCCAAGCGTAGCCCTGTCAGCGGGGCACTGCGCTATGTCGATTGCCCTTGGCGGATGGAGGATGGGCACAGCGAGGAGGCTGTGGTGAAGCCCTAG